A single Pseudoxanthomonas sp. DNA region contains:
- a CDS encoding NAD(P)/FAD-dependent oxidoreductase, with protein MELDCIIVGGGPAGLTAATYLRRLHRHVVVFDDGRSRARWIPESHNCPGFPMGVSGTELLRRLRDQASTYAATIHHIRADLLERTRTGWRVEANGQAWHAPIVLLATGVVDHLPTLVSGDPEAALRNGLLRSCALCDGYEATDQRIAVVGPLDRAVSNAHYLSTFSADVTVVPTEGGNPEASRQPDANGVVVLPPLQTLTCTEGGWDVTDLTGRTHRFDLVYAAMGAPARGDLARDAGAKIDAQGAVMTDERMETSIAGLYAIGDVVTDLNQIAVAFGHAAIAASAIHQALPAKLRRRA; from the coding sequence ATGGAACTCGACTGCATCATCGTAGGCGGCGGTCCGGCCGGTCTGACCGCCGCCACTTACCTCAGACGGCTTCACCGGCACGTGGTCGTATTCGACGATGGCCGTAGCCGCGCCCGCTGGATACCTGAGAGCCATAACTGTCCCGGGTTCCCCATGGGCGTTTCGGGCACCGAATTGCTTCGCAGATTGCGTGACCAGGCATCCACGTACGCGGCAACGATTCACCACATTCGGGCCGACCTCCTGGAACGGACCAGGACAGGATGGCGGGTAGAGGCCAATGGTCAGGCGTGGCACGCCCCGATAGTGTTGCTGGCTACAGGCGTGGTCGATCATCTGCCCACCTTGGTCTCGGGCGATCCCGAGGCGGCATTGCGCAACGGCCTGCTCAGGTCATGCGCGTTGTGCGACGGGTATGAAGCCACGGACCAACGCATCGCCGTCGTCGGGCCTTTGGACAGAGCGGTTTCCAACGCGCATTACCTGTCCACATTCTCCGCAGACGTCACCGTCGTACCTACGGAGGGAGGGAATCCGGAAGCCTCACGACAGCCCGATGCGAACGGTGTCGTTGTTCTTCCGCCGCTACAGACGTTGACCTGTACCGAAGGAGGTTGGGACGTCACCGACCTGACAGGGCGTACCCATCGCTTCGATCTCGTGTATGCCGCCATGGGTGCACCGGCGCGCGGCGACTTGGCGCGCGATGCCGGAGCGAAGATTGACGCACAAGGAGCGGTGATGACCGATGAACGCATGGAGACCTCGATTGCCGGACTCTATGCCATTGGCGACGTGGTGACCGATCTCAATCAGATCGCGGTAGCTTTTGGTCATGCTGCGATTGCCGCCAGTGCTATCCATCAGGCGTTGCCCGCAAAACTGCGCAGGCGAGCCTAG